TTTTTCTGGAGGGCCTCAGAGAGATCACAGGAATAAATAGGAGCTTTTTTGCCGAAGCCGCAGGGGCCCGGATCAAAAGACATGAAATCGGCCTTTGGAGATTCGTAGGGGACGTCACCGGGGGCCATGCCTTTGAGGCCAACAACCTTTGTTCCCTTTTTAACAAAGCCTGAATCGACATCGCTCGGGCGCTCCGACTTGGGGTAGCTCACTTTGTGGCCGTCAGCATTGTACTTTCCGGCCCGAGAGAACACTTGAATGGCTTTTTGGGTTTGGCGATTTGAAGAAGTGCCCGATTGACCCATACGCCAGTTGGTACCAAAAGCAAAATCACGAAAGGGAACGGGGGCATTTCCATACTTGTACTCGCCTTCCAGGAGAGCTTGCATCAACTCATCACGAGTGCTGCCGAGACCTTCATCGATATCTGCCATCCACTTAGGATTGTCCTTCATGAACTGACCCACCTTGCGGGCTGCAGTGGTGAATCCCTTAATGATATTTTGCAGAGCCGCCAAACCACCGTTACGAGGACTGGCTCCGCCGGGGTGAGGGACACCGATAACTAGAATATCATTCTTCAAATTCACTGAAACCTTTTTGCCGTCACGGGTGTACTTGTTTTTGAAGTATTCCTTCATTCCGGAAGTGTCACAGTTTGCCAAGTTGTTGGAAGCAAAACAGCGTCCTCCGCGGGCGTTGACCCAAGTGGCGACGGAAGCCTTACCTCCGGTTCCCACTCCCATAACAAAGGACAAGGTCTCAGGATTTTGTTCCACCATGTAGTCAAACAGACGGTGACGATAGTCAACAATGGGGCTTTCCACGTCTTGTTCCATCCATTTGAATTTAGCATCTTCGTGATCCAGCTGCCCGTTGATGGTGTAAACAAAGGTGTTCAAAAACAAGTAGCTGTGTTTCACGCCGAGGAAATTCAAAAATTTTTGCGTCTTGGTTCCAGTTGATCCAGTAAAGGCCCGGTTAGTGACGTTTTCGTCCTGAGCCCCTTCTTGGCCAACCACAAATGCCTTCACCTCATTTTGTCCGAGCCGTCCCCGATACCACATAGGGCCGAAGATCCAGCGAAATTTTTCTTGACCGTCTTTCCCCAGCACCTCTTCGCCAATGCCCCGGTAATTGGGAGTTTCGGCAAAGAGCCTGGCCCATTCTGAGTTGATGGGCGGGCCTGGATCGTAGTCAGATGGAAGTCCTCTTTCAGCTTTGATGTAGTGTCCGCCTTGTTGGTAGGCGGAAGCGGGGTTGAGCCACAAGAGGGCGGCTCCAAGACAGGTCAGAACACCAAGACGAGTCATGGTTTTTCTCCTTACTTTGGGTGGTTTTCCCGAAAGTAATGGACCCGGATTCATAGCGTCAAATCAGGTTCTTGTGCTTATAAAAGTTAGACAGGAAGCCTCGGGTCTGTGGAATTATTTCAGACCGAACCCAGTAATCCCATCTGTTTGAGTTGGATCTTGAGGGTGCCGGGGTCGCGAAAATGAAGGGCGAGAAAGCCCATGTCCAGGGCAGTTTTTACATTTTCCAGGCTATCGTCAATAAACAGGCAATCGGTGGCTTTGAGATCGTATCGGTTCAGAAGAATTTCAAATATTTTTGGGTCAGGTTTTACCACACCTTCATTGCCACTTAAAATAAGCCCATCAAACTCGCCCAAAAAACCAAAGCGCTTTTCAACCAGGGGAAAGGTTTGAGAAGACCAGTTGCTAAGGGCATAGAGGCCGAATGAGCCCACCTTTTGAAAGTGGCGAAAGAGCTCCACTGTAAGGGCAATCTCCCCTTGGACCATCTCGGGCCAGCGGTCCCAATAGAGTCTGATCTCACGGCTGTAGTGGGGGCAGGCCTGGCAGCGTTCTTCAATGCCGTCAGTAAATGACAGTCCGGCATCCAGTCGGGCATTCCATTCCGAGGAGCAGACATACTGCAGGAAATACTCCATTTCGTCCGCCGATTTGAAAACCTGCTGATAGAGATACCTGGGGTTCCAATCAACCAGGACGCCGCCTAAATCAAAAACAATATTCTTCACCATGAGGGGAGTCTAGCATCCGGCCCCGACCTTGGCCAAGGTAGAACCGAGGCAATTGTGTCCCACTCTTGGGCCTTGGTCCAGTTTCTTGATCTGGATTTAACCGGCTCATCAGGAAGGCCGAAAGGTTGCATTGAGAAAGTGCAGAAATATCAACTGGAAAGCAGTGATGCGGATGAATAAAATGAGTTTAACTTCATTCAGATCGCGAATGCTCTATCTACTAATTGGAGTGGTGCCGGTGTTCTTTGGTTGTCAGACGGCCACACTCAATGTGCAGACCAGTCCCGACGAAGCCGAGGTCTTTGCTGTCTATCCGGGACAACAACCTGCGAAACTTGGGAAAACACCCTTAAAAGTAGAAAGCCAGGCCCTGTTTGCCCACCCGGGTGATTCATTCAAACTTTTGGTGCAAAAAGAAGGCTTTTTTACTGAGCAGTTTTTGGTTCCCAAGTCCCTATTCGCCGCCAATGTTAAACTTGATATCGCGATGAAAGAAAATAAGGCGCCAGTCGCCTGCACAGAACAAGACGCAGCTGTGGAAGAAGTGGCCCGCAATGTGGCCCAGGCCCAGTCCTTTATTCAGGCCAAGCGCTATGAGGGAGCGGTGAGAATCTTGCTCAACCTTTCGGATCGTTTTCCCAACTCCAGCGTGGTCTACGATTTATTAGGTAATGCCTATTATTTGATGAAGGATTTGGAGTCGGCTCTAGGTAATTACGAGAAGTCTTTGCGGCTAAGTCCTAATAACTCTGAAACGCAAAGAATGGTGAATAAGCTAAAGTCGATCTATTCAATTCGAGCGCCGGCAGGAAATTAAGTATGTATTATGTATTAGGCCTACTCATAGCTACTTCCAGTGTTGTTGCGGTGATTATTCACCTGCAGCAGGCCTATACCAGCTACTATGACTTTGTGGCTTTTTGGATGGTTTTGGGTGGTACAATGTCTGTGGCCACTATCATCGCCCCTTGGGACATTCGTCGCGACTTTTTTCGCAATCTTAGGTCATTGATAGTACATGTGACACCCTCGCAAAGAGACTTTTTGCAGGTATGCTTGGACATCATTGGAAAGCATAGCAATGGGCTTAAAGATTTCAAGGCAGATCCGTCCCGCATTGAGCAGCGGATTTTACGAGATGGCTTGGAGTTGATCTCCCTTGGATTCATGACGGACAAGATTGAACCCATCCTAAAGGAAAGAGTTTACCAAGCCAACGAGCGCAACTTTCGCTGTAGTGCCATGGTTAGATCCTTGGCCAAGTACCCTCCCGCCTTCGGGTTGGCCGGAACGGTTTTTGGTCTGGTTCACCTGATGCGAGGTGTGTCTGAAGGAATGACGGCCGAGGAAACCGGTGTGCGCATGGCAATTGCGCTGGTGGCAACACTTTACGGTTTGATGGTGGCCAACCTGTTTGTCAATCCTGCCGGTGAATTGATTAACCGCTATGGGAAAATGGATGAGCGCTTGGCAGAGCTTGCCATTCAGGCTGTATTGCTGGCTGCTGATAGAACTCCGATTCTTGAGGCCCAGGAGATGCTCAACTCATTTGTTGATGAGGACCAGCGTATTGATTTGACCTCAGGGTTTGGTGCAGCTGTTTTTGAAGAGGCAGCCTAAGTGAAAAGACAAGAAGTGTAAAATGAGAACGATTAAGCGAAATTTACATCGCCAGCAAGAAGAAGTGGACACGGAAGGAACGTGGGCCATTTCCTATGGCGATATGATTACCCTGCTTTTGAGCTTCTTCGTTCTGTATTTCACTGTAGATCCCAAGGCCGAACAGCAGGAACGTCTGCAGAAGTCCCTGATCACTAACCTGGAAGCCATGGCTCAGCCATCAGAAGAGGAATCCTCCAAGGGTGTTCGACTTCATATTGGGGAAGAACAAGCAAGCGATGTGGATGAAAAAGTGCTGGCTAAACTGGGAGCTAAGGTTCATCAGGTCGGGCAACGGGTCATTGTCGAGTTCCCTGGGATCTCTTTCTTTGAGGTCGGAAAGATTGCTGTACGTGAAGATGCAGTAAAAACCCTGACAGCGTTTGCTAAGCTCTACACTCCTTTTGCGGGTCAGTACCTGTTGGGCATAAGAGCATTTACGGACAATCGGCCGGTGATCCCTTACAAATCGCGAAAGTTTTCGGACAATCTAGAGTTGTCGGCCTTGCGCTCAGTGGCCACCATGAGGGTGTTGCAAACACGGGGGATTCCTCTTCACCGTATGAAGCTTTCGGGTCTTGGTGAGTTTGAGATCACTCCAGAGGAGTTAAAGGCTGCCGGTATCGATTGGAGCAATCGGGACCCAAGGGATTTAGCTCGAAAAGTAGTGTTGGTCATCGAGCCAGCCACAAAAACAGTGGGTAAAGCAAAAGGAAAAGTAGATGGAGGCAAGGGATGAAGACAATCAAAACTTTAATTAAAGTCTTGGTTCTTTGCGCACTTCTACTGCCGCAAATCCTTCTTGCCCAAACCGACACTCGACATCCCCGTGTCGCAGAGCTTGAAGACCAGTATAAGACCCAGGCCATGGACTTTTTAAAGGCCCGGTTTCCTCATGTTCCCTTCTCCGTGGTGGTCAGTATTGTGCCTCTACGCCGAGCGGGCGGGGAGAATTATTCGGCCAAAGAAGAAGCTTTGCCTTACTATTTGCTTGAAGATGAGGAAATCCGCGATGAATGGGATGATCCTAATGCCAGCCTATATGTACTGAGTAAGAGAATCCAGTCCGTTCAGGTAATCATTTCCGTGCCTTCGACGGTGACGGAAGAAGAACTCTCTGAGATCAAGGAGACTCTGACTTCAACCTTGCGCCTGATCCCAGCGCGGGACACAGTGGAAATCCGCCGGCGAACCTGGTCTGGGCTCCCCAATTTTTCACTCTATGCGGCCATTGGTCTTGCGGCGATTGTGGTATTCCTTCTTGGTTTATACATAATCACCCGGTTTTCGTTGAGACGCATGACTCGGGTGTTCTCCGATTTGCAGGCATCCTTGGGTAAACAAAACCAGCAGCCCACGGTGGCTCCACCGAGCTCAACCGCGGTGGTGGAGAAATCAGACACTCTTGGTGGCTCAGGGTCAGGTGGTGACTTTAGGTTCACCGACCCCATTAAAATTCGTGAAGTCATTGGTAGCCGTGTACATGAGCTTCTCTATTCAGATGAGTTTCCACGGCTTGAGGATATGGTGACGTTGGATCGTTTTGCCCAGCAGGACCACAAGGCCCTGGGAGCTCTGCTTGCGGAGTTTCCCATGGATATGCAGCGAAAGCTCTTCTCGTTTGGCAAGGGCGATTACTGGATGGAGGCCTTTACCGATCCCGGAGAATTGACTCCCTTGTGTTTGCAAATGCTTGAGCGTTTGTGTCGGGTGCAGAGGTCTAAAAAAGGCAAGGACTGGGAGAATTTGTTGATTCAGGTGTGGCGCATGGAAGAACAAACGCGCATTCGCTTTCTCCGTCAGATCGATCAAGAGATAGCCATGGCCATTGTGCATCCCATGCCCAAAAATATCTCGGTGCCAACTGCACGGCAGGCATTTCCGGGAAGTTGGGCCTCGGTGTTGGATCCGAAATACAAGCCGACCCGAGTCGATCAAGAGCACATTGAAATGCTCCTGGTGCAGGCAACCGAACTGGTGCCGCCCGTGGAGTTTGAAATCCTGGAGAAGTACAAACAAGAGAAGGATCTGATTGCATACTTGAACACCTCGGACGTGGTGGCGGAGAGAGAAATCTACCGTGCTTCTCCGGAAGACGCCATGATCCATAAGATTCGCCCTCCATTTTACCGAGTTCTTCTCGATGAAAACGACTATATGGAAGACTTTGTTGCTCGTGTGAACTTGGATGACTGGGCGCTCGCTTTGTTCAATGTTGCCCGAGGTGACAGGAGCAATGTGGATCAGCACTTTTCCAGTAAACAGAAGTTTATTTTTATCGAAAAGCTGAAAGCTTTGGACTCTGGGAAGTTGGATCCAAGAGCTGTGGGCCAGGCTCGAGAGAGGGTTGCCCGCTATTATTCGGATTTCCTTTTTGAGCGAACTATTCTGGCGGCCCGGGGTTCCGTGGCTCCTGGAGAGGAAGGCCCTGAGGCTGAAGAGAAAGCGGAAGACAAAACAACAGTTGAGGAAAAGGACGATAAGCGCGATGTGGCCTAGGGGCAAAAACCTCTTTGTTGGAATCGCGTTAGTGGCTTCAGCCGTCAGCCTTTCGTTTTCTGCCTCTGCCTCCAAACTTGATATCATGGCTGGGTGGTTTTCCATTTCAGCGAAAACCAACTCTGGGAGCTCAGAGCTCTCCAACTTTGGTGCCTATCGAATTAATTATTTTATTCCTGTGTTTCGGCAGCTTGATCTCACTGTGGGCTACAGTCTGCTTATGAGTGACACCTTTGGCGGGGATTTAGGTTACGGAGTCGATGGGGGGGTGACCTACTACCCGGTCTCAGGAAGCACTCCAGTAAAGGCCGCCGCTGAAAATTCGCGTATGGTGATCGACTCTCTGTGGAGGCCTTATATTGGTTTGGGTTTTTCCCAAAGACAGTTCCAATCTGTGCAGTCGACTTACGCCGGATTTTCCATGTATGGGGGAGTGGAGCGTAGCCTCATGCGTGAATTTGACTTCAAAGCTGAGCTGCGCATTGTGGAACTTCAGGGCGCGGGGATTGCAAAGGCCACGGAAATGACTGTGGTGGCTGGCCTCATCTATCCGTTTTAAGGCGGATTTTTCGGCCGTAATTATTAGGGAAACTTCATCTTTTCGTCCACATTCTCAATGTGAGAGGTCAGCTCGTCTAAGACGGGAAAAGGGCGGATCAATTTGGGAATCCAAGACGACACCGTCCCGTCTAAGGTTTTAATTTTGGGGGAAACTAACCGATAATTAACTAGACCAGACATGTGACGAGGATCGAAATGGGGCGTATCCGGAAATTGAAAATGTCACACCACTTGAGGTGGTTTATTGGGGCAACCCTTATTGCCTCGGTCGCCCTTTCTTGTAAACGTTCAAAAGATGATTTTAGTTTTGTCGATGACGATTCCGGCAACACGGTGGAGGTAGACACGGATCGATTGGTGATTATCGATTCGGTTCCTACCTCTTCAGTTACAGTGGTGGAGAAGGGCAATAACCAGGATTATTTCGTTTCGGCCAAAACCCCAGCTGGTCGGGTGATCAAATACACCTGGATCCTAGATGGCACCACAATGCAGTCCGGGGATGGGCAGGTCTACAACTTTGCTGCTAACGACGGGAATTTGGGCAACCATACTCTCGTGGTCAGTGTCCATGATGGGGTGGAAACCGAAACAGTGACCTGGTCGGTGAAGTCCAATGGACCTCCGGTGTTGACCAATCTGGTGACCGGAACCCCCAAGGTGTCAGTGGGCTCCAGTATTAATTTGGCTGTCAGTGCCACTGATCCCAACAGTGATGTGATCACTTACACTTGGCTCCTCAATGGACTGGTATCGCCAAACTTAGTTTCTTCCGGAGCGACGGCTGTTCTTACCGGGGCATCGGCCGATGTGGGGGCCAAAACCATTATTGTCCAGGCGAGCGATGGGTCGGCGACGGACTCGGTGACATTTACTGCTGAAGTGAATCACTTTCCTATGGCCTGTAATGAGCTGGCGCAAGGGGAAATTTGCACCTATGCGGGGAATCCCAACATTGGTGACGGCATCAATCCAACGACTTCGGCTTATGATGAGAGGATTCAACCCATCGCCCACTGTCAAGACTCGGCCGGGAACTACTACCTGGCTGAC
This is a stretch of genomic DNA from Pseudobdellovibrionaceae bacterium. It encodes these proteins:
- a CDS encoding HAD family phosphatase, which gives rise to MVKNIVFDLGGVLVDWNPRYLYQQVFKSADEMEYFLQYVCSSEWNARLDAGLSFTDGIEERCQACPHYSREIRLYWDRWPEMVQGEIALTVELFRHFQKVGSFGLYALSNWSSQTFPLVEKRFGFLGEFDGLILSGNEGVVKPDPKIFEILLNRYDLKATDCLFIDDSLENVKTALDMGFLALHFRDPGTLKIQLKQMGLLGSV
- a CDS encoding tetratricopeptide repeat protein → MSLTSFRSRMLYLLIGVVPVFFGCQTATLNVQTSPDEAEVFAVYPGQQPAKLGKTPLKVESQALFAHPGDSFKLLVQKEGFFTEQFLVPKSLFAANVKLDIAMKENKAPVACTEQDAAVEEVARNVAQAQSFIQAKRYEGAVRILLNLSDRFPNSSVVYDLLGNAYYLMKDLESALGNYEKSLRLSPNNSETQRMVNKLKSIYSIRAPAGN
- a CDS encoding MotA/TolQ/ExbB proton channel family protein gives rise to the protein MYYVLGLLIATSSVVAVIIHLQQAYTSYYDFVAFWMVLGGTMSVATIIAPWDIRRDFFRNLRSLIVHVTPSQRDFLQVCLDIIGKHSNGLKDFKADPSRIEQRILRDGLELISLGFMTDKIEPILKERVYQANERNFRCSAMVRSLAKYPPAFGLAGTVFGLVHLMRGVSEGMTAEETGVRMAIALVATLYGLMVANLFVNPAGELINRYGKMDERLAELAIQAVLLAADRTPILEAQEMLNSFVDEDQRIDLTSGFGAAVFEEAA